In Zingiber officinale cultivar Zhangliang chromosome 1A, Zo_v1.1, whole genome shotgun sequence, a genomic segment contains:
- the LOC122009138 gene encoding uncharacterized protein LOC122009138 has product MAADISSLARMLRGCEEGEGKRELVTRDLLGEGAVHGSTEVDLELIVPAGWERRLDLESGRTYLQKREAHPSPRRRRHCLNLALPPPSMDAFSLDLDVRAPHSWYQSVCTLDKVRSALERAGREDPHPDGSPSPLSSSWASETSSAKQMAAGDWDPEPPPAATMVVGGCPVCFLYVLVSAAAPRCPRCGAHVPAHSEPKKRHKFDLNSPNQEQQSRD; this is encoded by the exons ATGGCAGCAGATATAAGCTCCTTGGCAAGGATGTTGCGAGGATGTGAGGAAGGGGAAGGGAAGAGGGAGCTTGTTACCAGAGACTTGCTTGGTGAAGGAGCTGTGCACGGATCCACCGAGGTTGACCTAGAGCTCATAGTTCCAGCGGGATGGGAGAGGCGGCTTGATCTAGAG TCGGGGAGGACGTACCTTCAGAAGCGCGAAGCCCATCCATCGCCCCGTCGTCGCCGCCACTGCCTCAACCTCGCGCTTCCTCCGCCGTCCATGGACGCGTTCTCCTTGGATCTGGACGTCCGAGCGCCGCACTCCTGGTACCAGAGCGTCTGCACGCTCGACAAGGTGCGGTCCGCCCTCGAGCGCGCCGGGCGCGAGGACCCGCACCCCGACGGCTCCCCCTCCCCGCTCTCCTCGTCGTGGGCCAGCGAAACCTCCTCCGCAAAGCAGATGGCAGCGGGAGATTGGGATCCGGAGCCACCGCCCGCGGCCACGATGGTCGTCGGCGGATGCCCGGTTTGCTTCCTCTACGTACTTGTCTCCGCGGCGGCGCCGCGGTGCCCCAGGTGCGGCGCGCACGTGCCGGCCCACAGCGAGCCCAAGAAGAGACACAAGTTTGACCTCAACTCGCCGAACCAAGAACAACAATCAAGGGATTAA
- the LOC122039014 gene encoding peroxisome biogenesis protein 6-like isoform X2, with amino-acid sequence MDSNLRLARPFSPSLLGGAAMAQRRKPLVLSSTRALIDSVLSSAKSQGVCFDVFEGSAGGETRSAADRSGLPLRLTAGILRFTARNGGDGDETENSLMVGVSASVLKRLGITSGSLVLVKNSETNVGRVAKVKVLDRPLARDSQAISVSSSTPVMNILPSFTYSPEVHPPINQEVAYVTPMLAFNLGIHVTCLMVLVCGGQDSLMSLFEVEGNKQEKRDYPPLYVELFPWPNCPKYASHLRISFVKIPECGVLESLRGKSVIEEGDRQDLIDLALNEYFSVDRFLARGDIFYVHVDWHCHSEMCVACNQKTPKGLSSNIIYFKVMSMEPLDELILRVNCNQTALVLGGSAASAIPPNGLIANYDEFKPIHVEMVKTLTSILTPALCPSALLSKFRVAVFLYGSAGCGKRTVVRYVARHLGVHVIEYSCHDFIESSEKKVSAALTNAFKVASRYSPSILLLRNFDLLATLSSNEGSLSDQVGIASEVASIVRKFTDPSSMSEDSFRAKVTNDAPFLVEVENLNRQRVFLVAAASSSEALHPQIRRCFSHEISMNQMNEAQRVSMLSESLGGVTKIANKAVGDDFLKDVTVQTSGFMPRDIKALIADAGANFVHRALFYNAKVENGNFSEIIIEGHRPVPNENCSHPFAANLLENEDFSKALERSKKRNASALGTPKVPNIKWEDVGGLEEVKKAILDTVQLPLLHKDLFSSGLRKRSGVLLYGPPGTGKTLLAKAVATECSLNFLSVKGPELINMYIGESEKNVRDIFQKARAARPCVIFFDELDSLAPARGASGDSGGVMDRVVSQMLAEIDGLNDSSQVFFMDYHIKLDI; translated from the exons atggaCTCCAACTTAAGATTGGCTCGCCCTTTCTCTCCTTCCTTGCTCGGGGGCGCAGCGATGGCGCAGAGACGGAAGCCCCTGGTCCTGTCCTCCACTCGCGCCCTAATCGATTCCGTTCTTAGCTCCGCCAAATCTCAGGGCGTATGCTTCGATGTATTCGAAGGTTCTGCCGGCGGCGAAACTCGCTCCGCCGCTGATCGAAGCGGGCTGCCACTGCGATTGACCGCTGGTATTCTTCGATTCACCGCAAGAAACGGCGGCGATGGCGATGAGACGGAGAACTCCTTAATGGTTGGGGTGTCTGCCTCTGTGCTAAAGAGACTAGGCATTACGTCGGGGTCACTG GTTCTTGTAAAGAACTCTGAGACTAATGTTGGAAGAGTCGCTAAAGTTAAAGTTCTTGATCGTCCACTTGCAAGGGACAGTCAAGCAATTTCTGTTTCGTCTTCTACTCCTGTCATGAATATTTTACCTTCTTTCACATACTCACCTGAAGTTCATCCTCCCATCAACCAAGAAGTGGCATATGTTACTCCGATGTTAGCATTTAATCTTGGAATTCATGTAACTTGTCTTATGGTTTTGGTTTGTGGTGGTCAAGACTCTTTAATGTCATTGTTTGAAGTGGAAGGGAacaagcaagagaagagagaTTATCCCCCTCTGTATGTGGAGCTTTTTCCATGGCCTAATTGTCCTAAGTATGCTTCTCATCTAAGAATTTCCTTTGTGAAAATCCCTGAATGTGGTGTTCTTGAATCTCTTAGAGGAAAATCAGTAATTGAAGAAGGTGACCGCCAAGATCTGATTGATTTAGCATTAAATGAGTACTTTAGTGTTGATAGATTTTTGGCAAGAGGAGACATTTTCTATGTTCATGTAGATTGGCATTGCCATTCTGAAATGTGTGTTGCTTGTAACCAGAAAACTCCCAAAGGATTGTCCAGTAACATAATTTACTTCAAG GTTATGTCTATGGAGCCGTTAGATGAGCTCATTCTCCGTGTTAACTGCAATCAAACAGCTTTAGTTCTTGGAGGAAGTGCAGCTTCTGCTATTCCTCCCAATGGGCTTATTGCCAATTATGATGAATTCAAACCTATTCATGTTGAAATGGTTAAGACATTGACTTCTATCCTCACTCCTGCTTTATGCCCCTCAGCTCTATTATCAAAGTTCagagttgcagttttcttgtaTGGTAGTGCAG GTTGTGGTAAGCGGACTGTTGTTAGATATGTAGCCAGACATTTGGGTGTTCATGTCATCGAGTATAGTTGTCATGATTTTATTGAATCCTCAGAGAAAAAAGTATCTGCTGCCCTAACAAATGCCTTTAAAGTAGCTTCTCG ATACTCACCATCTATACTTTTGCTTCGCAATTTTGATCTGCTGGCCACTTTATCTTCCAATGAAGGTTCATTGTCTGATCAAGTTGGCATTGCGTCTGAAGTTGCATCAATCGTTAGGAAGTTCACAGATCCAAGTTCCATGAGTGAAGATTCCTTTAGAGCGAAAGTGACTAATGATGCTCCA TTTCTAGTGGAAGTTGAGAATTTGAACAGACAAAGAGTATTCCTAGTTGCAGCTGCTAGCAGCTCTGAGGCACTACACCCACAAATTAGACGATGCTTCAGTCATGAGATAAGCATGAACCAAATGAACGAGGCACAAAGAGTCAGTATGCTGTCTGAGTCACTCGGAGGAGTTACCAAGATTGCCAATAAG GCAGTGGGTGATGACTTTCTAAAAGATGTTACTGTCCAAACCTCAGGCTTTATGCCCCGGGATATAAAGGCTTTAATTGCAGATGCTGGTGCCAACTTTGTACATAGAGCATTGTTTTACAACGCCAAAGTTGAAAATGGAAATTTTTCTGAGATTATTATTGAAGGCCATAGACCTGTACCGAATGAGAATTGTTCACATCCTTTTGCTGCCAATCTCCTAGAGAATGAAGATTTTTCAAAAGCACTGGAACGGTCCAAGAAAAGAAATGCATCAGCCTTAGGCACACCAAAA GTGCCAAATATTAAATGGGAAGATGTTGGTGGACTTGAAGAAGTGAAGAAAGCAATTCTGGACACTGTCCAG CTACCTCTGCTGCATAAAGATTTATTTTCATCTGGTTTACGCAAGCGTTCGGGTGTTCTTCTCTATGGGCCTCCGGGAACAGGGAAG aCATTGTTGGCAAAAGCTGTCGCAACAGAGTGCTCACTGAATTTTTTGAGTGTGAAGGGACCAGAGTTAATCAACATGTACATAGGAGAATCTGAGAAGAATGTCAGAGACATTTTTCAGAAG GCGAGAGCTGCACGCCCTTGTGTCATTTTCTTTGATGAACTTGATTCCCTAGCTCCTGCTCGGGGAGCCTCTGGGGATTCAGGTGGGGTCATGGATAGAGTGGTATCGCAG ATGCTTGCAGAAATTGATGGCTTAAATGATTCTAGTCAGGTTTTTTTCATGGACTATCATATTAAATTAGATATCTGA
- the LOC122039014 gene encoding peroxisome biogenesis protein 6-like isoform X1 — protein MDSNLRLARPFSPSLLGGAAMAQRRKPLVLSSTRALIDSVLSSAKSQGVCFDVFEGSAGGETRSAADRSGLPLRLTAGILRFTARNGGDGDETENSLMVGVSASVLKRLGITSGSLVLVKNSETNVGRVAKVKVLDRPLARDSQAISVSSSTPVMNILPSFTYSPEVHPPINQEVAYVTPMLAFNLGIHVTCLMVLVCGGQDSLMSLFEVEGNKQEKRDYPPLYVELFPWPNCPKYASHLRISFVKIPECGVLESLRGKSVIEEGDRQDLIDLALNEYFSVDRFLARGDIFYVHVDWHCHSEMCVACNQKTPKGLSSNIIYFKVMSMEPLDELILRVNCNQTALVLGGSAASAIPPNGLIANYDEFKPIHVEMVKTLTSILTPALCPSALLSKFRVAVFLYGSAGCGKRTVVRYVARHLGVHVIEYSCHDFIESSEKKVSAALTNAFKVASRYSPSILLLRNFDLLATLSSNEGSLSDQVGIASEVASIVRKFTDPSSMSEDSFRAKVTNDAPFLVEVENLNRQRVFLVAAASSSEALHPQIRRCFSHEISMNQMNEAQRVSMLSESLGGVTKIANKAVGDDFLKDVTVQTSGFMPRDIKALIADAGANFVHRALFYNAKVENGNFSEIIIEGHRPVPNENCSHPFAANLLENEDFSKALERSKKRNASALGTPKVPNIKWEDVGGLEEVKKAILDTVQLPLLHKDLFSSGLRKRSGVLLYGPPGTGKTLLAKAVATECSLNFLSVKGPELINMYIGESEKNVRDIFQKARAARPCVIFFDELDSLAPARGASGDSGGVMDRVVSQMLAEIDGLNDSSQDLFIIGASNRPDLIDPALLRPGRFDKLLYVGVNADVSYRERVLKALARKFKLHENVSLLSVAKKCPPNFTGADMYALCADAWFHAAKRKVSDVRIDSSSIDKADSVIVEINDFMKVLGDLSPSLSMDELMKYERLREQFEGGPR, from the exons atggaCTCCAACTTAAGATTGGCTCGCCCTTTCTCTCCTTCCTTGCTCGGGGGCGCAGCGATGGCGCAGAGACGGAAGCCCCTGGTCCTGTCCTCCACTCGCGCCCTAATCGATTCCGTTCTTAGCTCCGCCAAATCTCAGGGCGTATGCTTCGATGTATTCGAAGGTTCTGCCGGCGGCGAAACTCGCTCCGCCGCTGATCGAAGCGGGCTGCCACTGCGATTGACCGCTGGTATTCTTCGATTCACCGCAAGAAACGGCGGCGATGGCGATGAGACGGAGAACTCCTTAATGGTTGGGGTGTCTGCCTCTGTGCTAAAGAGACTAGGCATTACGTCGGGGTCACTG GTTCTTGTAAAGAACTCTGAGACTAATGTTGGAAGAGTCGCTAAAGTTAAAGTTCTTGATCGTCCACTTGCAAGGGACAGTCAAGCAATTTCTGTTTCGTCTTCTACTCCTGTCATGAATATTTTACCTTCTTTCACATACTCACCTGAAGTTCATCCTCCCATCAACCAAGAAGTGGCATATGTTACTCCGATGTTAGCATTTAATCTTGGAATTCATGTAACTTGTCTTATGGTTTTGGTTTGTGGTGGTCAAGACTCTTTAATGTCATTGTTTGAAGTGGAAGGGAacaagcaagagaagagagaTTATCCCCCTCTGTATGTGGAGCTTTTTCCATGGCCTAATTGTCCTAAGTATGCTTCTCATCTAAGAATTTCCTTTGTGAAAATCCCTGAATGTGGTGTTCTTGAATCTCTTAGAGGAAAATCAGTAATTGAAGAAGGTGACCGCCAAGATCTGATTGATTTAGCATTAAATGAGTACTTTAGTGTTGATAGATTTTTGGCAAGAGGAGACATTTTCTATGTTCATGTAGATTGGCATTGCCATTCTGAAATGTGTGTTGCTTGTAACCAGAAAACTCCCAAAGGATTGTCCAGTAACATAATTTACTTCAAG GTTATGTCTATGGAGCCGTTAGATGAGCTCATTCTCCGTGTTAACTGCAATCAAACAGCTTTAGTTCTTGGAGGAAGTGCAGCTTCTGCTATTCCTCCCAATGGGCTTATTGCCAATTATGATGAATTCAAACCTATTCATGTTGAAATGGTTAAGACATTGACTTCTATCCTCACTCCTGCTTTATGCCCCTCAGCTCTATTATCAAAGTTCagagttgcagttttcttgtaTGGTAGTGCAG GTTGTGGTAAGCGGACTGTTGTTAGATATGTAGCCAGACATTTGGGTGTTCATGTCATCGAGTATAGTTGTCATGATTTTATTGAATCCTCAGAGAAAAAAGTATCTGCTGCCCTAACAAATGCCTTTAAAGTAGCTTCTCG ATACTCACCATCTATACTTTTGCTTCGCAATTTTGATCTGCTGGCCACTTTATCTTCCAATGAAGGTTCATTGTCTGATCAAGTTGGCATTGCGTCTGAAGTTGCATCAATCGTTAGGAAGTTCACAGATCCAAGTTCCATGAGTGAAGATTCCTTTAGAGCGAAAGTGACTAATGATGCTCCA TTTCTAGTGGAAGTTGAGAATTTGAACAGACAAAGAGTATTCCTAGTTGCAGCTGCTAGCAGCTCTGAGGCACTACACCCACAAATTAGACGATGCTTCAGTCATGAGATAAGCATGAACCAAATGAACGAGGCACAAAGAGTCAGTATGCTGTCTGAGTCACTCGGAGGAGTTACCAAGATTGCCAATAAG GCAGTGGGTGATGACTTTCTAAAAGATGTTACTGTCCAAACCTCAGGCTTTATGCCCCGGGATATAAAGGCTTTAATTGCAGATGCTGGTGCCAACTTTGTACATAGAGCATTGTTTTACAACGCCAAAGTTGAAAATGGAAATTTTTCTGAGATTATTATTGAAGGCCATAGACCTGTACCGAATGAGAATTGTTCACATCCTTTTGCTGCCAATCTCCTAGAGAATGAAGATTTTTCAAAAGCACTGGAACGGTCCAAGAAAAGAAATGCATCAGCCTTAGGCACACCAAAA GTGCCAAATATTAAATGGGAAGATGTTGGTGGACTTGAAGAAGTGAAGAAAGCAATTCTGGACACTGTCCAG CTACCTCTGCTGCATAAAGATTTATTTTCATCTGGTTTACGCAAGCGTTCGGGTGTTCTTCTCTATGGGCCTCCGGGAACAGGGAAG aCATTGTTGGCAAAAGCTGTCGCAACAGAGTGCTCACTGAATTTTTTGAGTGTGAAGGGACCAGAGTTAATCAACATGTACATAGGAGAATCTGAGAAGAATGTCAGAGACATTTTTCAGAAG GCGAGAGCTGCACGCCCTTGTGTCATTTTCTTTGATGAACTTGATTCCCTAGCTCCTGCTCGGGGAGCCTCTGGGGATTCAGGTGGGGTCATGGATAGAGTGGTATCGCAG ATGCTTGCAGAAATTGATGGCTTAAATGATTCTAGTCAG GATCTGTTTATAATAGGTGCAAGTAATAGACCTGATCTTATTGACCCAGCACTTCTGCGTCCCGGCAGATTTGACAAACTTCTGTATGTTGGAGTTAACGCTGATGTATCTTATAGAGAGAG GGTTTTGAAGGCTCTTGCAAGGAAATTTAAACTCCATGAGAATGTTTCTCTACTCTCAGTTGCTAAGAAATGTCCACCAAATTTTACTGGTGCAGACATGTATGCATTATGTGCAGATGCTTGGTTTCATGCTGCAAAGCGTAAG GTATCAGATGTTCGTATAGACTCTTCGAGCATCGATAAAGCAGATTCAGTCATCGTGGAGATCAATGACTTTATGAAG GTATTAGGAGACTTATCTCCCTCGTTATCGATGGACGAATTGATGAAATACGAACGCCTAAGGGAGCAGTTTGAAGGAGGTCCAAGATGA
- the LOC122009145 gene encoding major centromere autoantigen B-like has protein sequence MVYIKCGIDLGCAPQGSIGSGTRWFGYSSGERRKGRGVTASDGEERREEEERESSQSGSGDTREGGEGEKGRRGEERLEANVRRCEEEEEERWADLYGKELITKERRGGEEVTASGRRLSRRGTWEGGKAPSFCFCGGNEI, from the exons ATGGTGTATATCAAATGTGGGATCGACCTCGGATGTGCACCACAGG GCAGCATTGGATCCGGAACGAGGTGGTTCGGGTACAGCTCCGGTGAGAGGAGGAAAGGAAGAGGAGTGACGGCGAGCGACGGCGAAGAGcggcgtgaggaagaggagagggagagtagcCAGTCCGGCAGCGGCGACACgcgagaaggaggagagggagagaaggggagaagaggagaggagcggTTGGAGGCCAATGTCCGGCGttgcgaggaggaagaagaagaaagatgggcCGATCTCTACGGCAAGGAGTTGATCACGAAggaaagaaggggaggagaagaaGTGACGGCCAGTGGCCGTCGTCTGAGCCGACGAGGAACCTGGGAAGGAGGAAAGGccccttccttttgcttctgTGGTGGCAACGAGATCTGA
- the LOC122039016 gene encoding auxin-responsive protein SAUR71-like encodes MKRLIRRIVRVADASHCRAPGKGASAPRRRVPGGHVPVCVGEEMERFAVRAELLGRPAFVELLRRSAQEYGYAQRGVLRIHCPVPLFRRLLLLSSSPAASSSYDPALEELFRALPDSDSASSASPI; translated from the coding sequence ATGAAGCGGCTTATCCGTCGGATCGTAAGGGTAGCAGACGCGTCGCACTGCCGTGCGCCTGGGAAGGGGGCTTCGGCGCCGCGTCGGCGTGTGCCGGGGGGCCACGTCCCAGTGTGCGTCGGCGAGGAGATGGAGCGGTTCGCGGTGCGGGCGGAGCTCCTAGGCCGGCCGGCGTTCGTCGAGCTCCTCCGTCGGTCAGCGCAAGAGTATGGCTACGCGCAGCGCGGCGTGCTGCGGATCCACTGTCCCGTCCCGCTCttccgccgcctcctcctcctctcctcgtCACCCGCCGCGTCTTCTTCTTACGATCCGGCGTTAGAGGAGCTCTTCCGTGCACTGCCGGACAGTGACAGCGCCAGCTCCGCTTCTCCGATCTGA